From the genome of Geoglobus ahangari, one region includes:
- a CDS encoding ferritin-like domain-containing protein, giving the protein MNAESTKRRAFISLLKYAIIEEYYTSRRIFAILREYENEEVWDTLFGILIDTEKHKIMLNDVINLLNFDEKVELEDANLVALASETQGKVSDILEDLLATEKYFQKTYRQILRYFENEIELILDIETSDIIRKKLEDIIDDETRHVDILSGLIM; this is encoded by the coding sequence ATGAACGCAGAGAGCACAAAAAGACGAGCATTTATCTCTCTTCTGAAGTACGCGATAATTGAGGAATACTACACCTCAAGGAGAATTTTCGCCATCCTGAGAGAGTACGAGAATGAGGAGGTTTGGGACACCCTCTTCGGGATCCTAATAGACACGGAGAAGCACAAGATAATGCTGAACGACGTGATAAACCTCCTGAATTTCGACGAGAAGGTTGAGCTGGAGGACGCCAACCTCGTGGCGCTCGCTTCAGAAACGCAGGGGAAGGTGTCCGACATTCTCGAAGACCTGCTGGCGACTGAGAAGTACTTCCAGAAGACCTACAGGCAGATTCTGAGGTACTTCGAGAACGAGATCGAGCTCATCCTCGACATAGAGACTTCGGACATCATCAGGAAGAAGCTTGAGGACATAATAGATGATGAGACGAGGCACGTGGACATACTCTCAGGCCTGATCATGTAG
- a CDS encoding pyridoxal phosphate-dependent aminotransferase, translating to MRRTGGLPLSRDILNIRVRELKPSGIRRFFELIIGRDDVISLGVGEPDFAVPWRIREEMIYSLEKGITSYTSNFGLLELREAIADYYKKFGVETSYENVLVTTGVSEGIDIALRAVVNPGETVLVPEPTYVSYQPLAFLSGADVISIPTCPDFKLTFEDLVKYRDRNVKVLMLNYPNNPTGVSYRKKELEEIADAAVELDCIVISDEIYGELSYNFRHVSIASLNGMEDRTVILNGFSKGFAMTGMRVGYAIAPEPILDGMLKIHQYSMLCAPVTAQIGALEALRNGEDELERMRAEYMRRRNFFVKRLREMFDVVMPDGAFYAFPDVSSTGLSGEEFAERLLMEKNVAVVPGSAFGECGSGHVRCAYAVSMEKLREAVDRMSDFVNSL from the coding sequence ATGAGGAGGACAGGAGGCTTGCCATTGTCCCGTGACATTCTGAACATAAGGGTCAGGGAGCTGAAGCCGTCCGGCATAAGGAGGTTCTTCGAGCTGATAATAGGGAGAGACGACGTCATCAGCCTCGGCGTTGGAGAGCCGGACTTTGCGGTTCCGTGGAGGATAAGGGAGGAGATGATATACAGCCTCGAGAAGGGGATAACCTCCTACACGTCCAACTTCGGCCTCCTCGAGTTGAGAGAAGCTATCGCGGACTACTACAAAAAGTTTGGAGTTGAGACGAGCTACGAGAATGTTCTCGTCACCACCGGGGTGAGCGAGGGGATAGACATTGCCCTGAGGGCAGTGGTGAATCCGGGCGAGACCGTGCTTGTCCCGGAGCCAACATACGTCTCCTACCAGCCACTCGCGTTTCTCAGCGGCGCTGACGTCATTTCCATCCCGACATGCCCCGATTTCAAGCTTACGTTCGAGGATCTGGTCAAATACAGGGACAGAAACGTGAAGGTTCTCATGCTCAACTACCCGAACAACCCGACTGGTGTTAGCTACAGGAAAAAGGAGCTTGAGGAGATTGCGGATGCTGCCGTTGAGCTGGACTGCATTGTGATTTCCGACGAAATCTATGGGGAGCTCAGCTACAACTTCAGGCACGTGTCCATAGCCTCCCTGAACGGGATGGAGGACAGAACCGTGATCCTCAACGGCTTCTCCAAGGGGTTCGCGATGACGGGAATGAGGGTCGGCTACGCGATAGCCCCTGAGCCCATACTCGATGGAATGCTCAAGATCCACCAGTACTCGATGCTGTGCGCTCCGGTTACCGCGCAGATAGGTGCCCTTGAGGCGCTGAGGAACGGGGAGGATGAACTGGAGAGGATGAGGGCAGAGTACATGAGGAGGAGAAACTTCTTTGTCAAGAGGCTCAGGGAGATGTTCGACGTGGTCATGCCAGACGGGGCGTTTTACGCCTTCCCGGACGTCAGCTCCACAGGCCTGAGCGGGGAGGAGTTTGCCGAAAGGCTGCTCATGGAGAAGAACGTAGCAGTCGTTCCCGGCAGCGCCTTTGGGGAGTGCGGGAGCGGACATGTGAGGTGCGCCTACGCAGTCTCGATGGAGAAGCTCAGAGAAGCTGTGGACAGGATGAGTGACTTTGTGAATTCCCTTTAA
- a CDS encoding class II glutamine amidotransferase domain-containing protein, which translates to MCGIVGILSKEKRDDLGAIVIEMMNRLQHRGRDGAGVALYGGLDLKENEYLMRVEIQGEEEDRKELIDAVQELANHYGSVKSIQNIVEAEDYYITDFLVDKMDFKRLKKLALEVQGIENVAVLSAGKFEMFKDVGTINQVDSIYRVSEKSGTHAIGHIRFSTESGVDRYHAHPFQSFLYPDITVVHNGQITNYWNTRKKLEAKGHYFTTDNDTECIVHYIADKLLEGYKLEEALESAVRDLDGPFAFIIATPDEIGVAKDKLGLRPAMVAEGDGIFAISSEEVALEPLGLETEYLAPGDFRVYRK; encoded by the coding sequence ATGTGCGGGATAGTCGGCATACTCTCTAAGGAGAAGAGGGACGACCTCGGCGCAATCGTCATCGAGATGATGAACAGGCTGCAGCACAGGGGGCGAGATGGGGCCGGTGTTGCGCTTTACGGAGGCCTTGACCTCAAAGAGAACGAGTACCTGATGAGGGTCGAGATTCAGGGCGAAGAAGAGGACAGAAAGGAGCTGATTGATGCAGTTCAGGAGCTCGCGAACCACTACGGGAGCGTCAAGTCAATCCAGAATATTGTGGAGGCTGAGGATTACTACATCACAGACTTCCTCGTCGACAAAATGGACTTCAAGAGGCTCAAGAAGCTCGCCCTCGAGGTTCAGGGGATCGAGAATGTTGCTGTTCTCTCTGCAGGAAAGTTCGAGATGTTCAAGGACGTGGGGACGATAAATCAGGTGGACTCGATCTACAGGGTGTCGGAGAAGAGCGGAACCCACGCGATCGGCCACATAAGGTTCTCGACGGAGAGTGGTGTTGACAGGTATCACGCTCATCCCTTCCAGAGTTTCCTCTATCCGGACATAACGGTCGTTCACAACGGGCAGATAACAAACTACTGGAACACGAGGAAGAAGCTCGAGGCGAAGGGCCACTACTTCACAACCGACAACGACACGGAGTGCATAGTGCACTACATAGCCGACAAGCTGCTCGAGGGGTACAAGCTGGAGGAAGCTCTGGAGAGTGCCGTCAGAGATCTTGACGGCCCGTTCGCGTTCATAATCGCCACTCCAGATGAGATTGGTGTAGCAAAGGACAAGCTCGGTTTGAGGCCAGCGATGGTTGCGGAGGGAGATGGAATATTCGCCATCTCGAGCGAGGAGGTTGCTCTCGAGCCCCTCGGTCTTGAAACCGAGTATCTTGCTCCGGGTGATTTTAGAGTTTACAGGAAGTGA
- a CDS encoding Lrp/AsnC family transcriptional regulator, with product MNRELEILRILENNSRISAKEIAEMLNMSVEEVEETIKRLEDEGVILKYKTLINWEKAGVEEVYAIIDVRVNLTREKGYDDIAKRIAKFPEVHAVRLVSGDYDFQVVVKGRSLKDISFFIAEKISTIPEVRDTVTHFLLRTYKEEGELLFKDEEDRRLAIVP from the coding sequence TTGAACAGAGAGTTGGAAATCCTCAGAATCCTCGAAAACAACTCGAGAATCTCCGCCAAGGAGATAGCGGAAATGCTGAACATGAGCGTTGAGGAGGTAGAGGAGACGATAAAGAGGCTCGAGGATGAGGGTGTCATTCTCAAGTACAAGACGCTCATAAACTGGGAGAAGGCGGGTGTGGAGGAGGTTTACGCGATAATAGACGTGAGAGTCAATCTGACGAGGGAGAAGGGGTACGACGACATCGCGAAGAGGATAGCGAAGTTTCCAGAGGTGCACGCGGTGAGGCTCGTCAGCGGAGACTACGACTTTCAGGTGGTCGTCAAGGGCAGAAGTCTGAAGGACATATCTTTCTTCATCGCTGAGAAGATATCCACGATCCCCGAGGTCAGGGACACGGTCACGCACTTCCTGCTGAGAACTTACAAGGAGGAGGGAGAGCTTCTCTTCAAGGATGAGGAGGACAGGAGGCTTGCCATTGTCCCGTGA
- a CDS encoding GltB/FmdC/FwdC-like GXGXG domain-containing protein codes for MKMEIDCRDLSVREINRTIKEAVKNGEKRIVLLNPGAKHYLAAGVVGDVEIIVKGSAGYFAGTMIHGVRMIIEKNAGWFAGDNMTDGYIEIQGTAGDGVGQGIYGGTIVVRGNAGARTGEIMKNGTIIIGGNSDFMTGLYMMGGRMIVLGNLRGMAGESIVRGAIYFKGEVDSLGKNAKIVEIDEQDEEWLKEILKAHDFPAFTEKFRKIVPIKKRFVYGSAPSEEG; via the coding sequence ATGAAGATGGAGATAGACTGCAGAGATTTGAGCGTTAGGGAGATTAACAGGACGATAAAGGAGGCGGTAAAGAACGGGGAGAAGAGAATAGTTCTCCTGAACCCCGGCGCTAAGCACTACCTCGCAGCCGGTGTGGTTGGGGATGTTGAGATAATCGTTAAGGGAAGTGCGGGCTACTTTGCCGGGACGATGATTCACGGCGTCAGGATGATTATCGAGAAGAACGCCGGGTGGTTTGCTGGAGACAACATGACAGACGGCTACATAGAGATACAGGGGACTGCAGGGGACGGAGTGGGGCAGGGAATATACGGAGGAACCATCGTTGTGAGGGGCAATGCGGGTGCGAGGACTGGAGAGATAATGAAGAACGGAACGATCATAATCGGAGGGAACAGCGACTTCATGACCGGGCTCTACATGATGGGCGGAAGGATGATCGTTCTCGGAAACCTCAGGGGGATGGCGGGAGAGAGCATAGTGAGGGGCGCGATATACTTCAAGGGCGAGGTGGACAGCCTCGGGAAAAACGCGAAGATCGTTGAGATTGACGAGCAGGATGAGGAGTGGCTCAAGGAGATCCTCAAGGCTCACGATTTTCCTGCCTTCACGGAGAAGTTCAGGAAGATTGTCCCGATAAAGAAGAGGTTTGTTTACGGTAGTGCTCCATCGGAGGAGGGTTAA
- a CDS encoding Mov34/MPN/PAD-1 family protein, which produces MKIRRDLLEALLEIARENHPHEFFALLTGKKGVIEEFVYIPFQQGENYASFDTSLIPLGMRIYGTVHSHPSSNPTPSPEDLSTFASYGRVHIIIHYPYCRKCWRAYDPEGNIIEVEVV; this is translated from the coding sequence GTGAAGATCAGAAGAGATCTCCTCGAAGCTTTGCTTGAGATTGCGAGGGAGAACCACCCCCACGAGTTCTTCGCGCTGCTCACGGGAAAGAAGGGAGTAATAGAGGAGTTCGTCTACATCCCCTTCCAGCAGGGCGAGAACTACGCGAGCTTCGACACGTCTCTGATACCCTTGGGCATGAGGATCTACGGCACCGTCCACAGCCATCCCTCCTCGAACCCTACTCCATCCCCGGAAGATCTCTCGACCTTCGCCTCTTACGGCAGGGTGCACATCATCATTCACTACCCCTACTGCAGAAAATGCTGGAGAGCCTATGACCCGGAGGGGAACATAATAGAGGTGGAGGTGGTTTAA
- a CDS encoding glutamate synthase-related protein: MVFEITIDRDRCIKCLRCVRYCPTGALAEEDRMPVVKEQTACVGCGNCVDVCPASAIQVSGTSDLEDRGIWSRSVVHEIWRKAESGEYLVRGTGATRPVPHFDDLVILPAQTSRPPIDKYREPCDTRVVLGDRFAEQPLVLETPIMVAAMSYGALSLEAKVAIAKGTAMAGTATNTGEGGMHPEERKNAKLLVAQYASGRFGVSSRYLNSADAIEIKIGQGAKAGMGGHLLGEKVTEDIARIRGIPPGTDALSPARHMDIIGPEDLAMKIEQLREITDWRIPIAVKYSAGRVADDVKIAAKAGADIIVVDGMQGGTGATPDVVANHAGVPTIAAIVQADEALREIGLRDEVSLVAAGGIRTGADVAKALALGADAVQIGTGALIALGCTVCRQCHMGKCPKGIATQDPKLRRRLDPEKGAVRVYNYIKAMTEELKILTQQAGKTDVRNLEKEDLRALDINTSAITGVKLAGWDRPFRF; encoded by the coding sequence ATGGTATTCGAAATAACGATTGATAGGGACAGGTGTATAAAGTGCCTCAGGTGCGTCAGGTACTGTCCTACCGGCGCGCTTGCAGAGGAAGACAGGATGCCCGTTGTCAAGGAGCAGACTGCATGCGTTGGCTGTGGAAACTGCGTTGATGTGTGTCCCGCATCTGCAATACAGGTTTCCGGCACGTCAGACCTCGAGGACAGGGGGATCTGGAGCAGGAGCGTGGTTCACGAGATCTGGAGGAAGGCTGAGAGCGGAGAGTACCTTGTCAGGGGTACTGGAGCGACGAGACCGGTTCCTCACTTTGACGACCTCGTAATTCTGCCGGCCCAGACGTCAAGGCCGCCCATAGACAAGTACAGGGAGCCGTGCGACACGAGGGTTGTGCTCGGAGACAGGTTTGCCGAGCAGCCACTTGTCCTCGAGACGCCAATAATGGTCGCGGCGATGAGCTACGGTGCGCTGAGCCTTGAGGCAAAGGTGGCAATAGCTAAGGGCACGGCCATGGCTGGAACAGCGACAAACACTGGAGAGGGCGGAATGCACCCGGAGGAGAGGAAGAACGCCAAGCTCCTTGTTGCCCAATATGCGAGCGGAAGGTTCGGAGTTTCGAGCAGGTATCTTAACTCTGCTGACGCGATAGAGATAAAGATAGGGCAGGGTGCAAAGGCAGGAATGGGTGGACACCTGCTCGGAGAGAAGGTTACAGAGGATATCGCGAGGATAAGGGGGATTCCACCCGGGACAGATGCGCTGTCTCCGGCAAGGCACATGGACATCATCGGGCCTGAAGATCTTGCGATGAAGATCGAGCAGCTGAGGGAGATCACCGACTGGAGGATTCCGATTGCAGTCAAGTACTCTGCAGGCAGGGTTGCGGATGACGTGAAGATCGCAGCCAAGGCGGGGGCGGACATAATCGTGGTGGATGGAATGCAGGGCGGGACAGGTGCAACTCCTGATGTTGTCGCCAACCACGCAGGCGTTCCGACGATAGCCGCGATAGTTCAGGCAGATGAGGCGCTCAGGGAGATTGGGCTCAGGGACGAGGTCAGCTTGGTGGCTGCGGGAGGTATAAGGACTGGTGCTGATGTTGCAAAGGCTCTGGCCCTTGGAGCGGATGCTGTACAGATCGGAACAGGGGCTCTGATCGCTCTGGGCTGCACCGTCTGCAGGCAGTGCCACATGGGCAAGTGTCCGAAGGGTATAGCTACGCAGGATCCGAAGCTCAGGAGAAGGCTCGATCCCGAGAAAGGAGCGGTTAGGGTTTACAACTACATCAAGGCAATGACCGAAGAGCTCAAAATCCTGACCCAGCAGGCAGGAAAGACTGACGTGAGAAACCTCGAAAAGGAGGACCTGAGAGCCCTCGACATCAACACGTCCGCAATAACGGGTGTGAAGCTGGCAGGGTGGGACAGGCCCTTTAGATTCTGA
- the hisC gene encoding histidinol-phosphate transaminase, translating into MRRVVDFINEYDPGPFPEDFDREVIQLASNENPYPPAENVIAAIKNNIFKINRYPSPYYRELKKAISEYTGFGVENIAVSSGASDIIRLVTDILLDPLDKVFVPMPSYTMYVMYSMLREASLETRVYEGYRIDGCYERGKLAFLCSPNNPTGNVVERKVIEEFLQNFEYVVVDEAYCEFSGTSCADLLEHYDNLIVLRSFSKFFGLAGMRVGYAIADEKVVRAIEKIRNPFSLSMLGQIAAVEALKSVEYYRRVAEMILSERERMRRELEKRFYVYESSANFLLVKHDVPDISERLMEEGVLVRDVTGLEGLDGPHFRVTVGRKEENDRFLEVVSGL; encoded by the coding sequence ATGCGCAGAGTTGTTGACTTTATCAACGAATACGATCCCGGTCCATTTCCCGAGGACTTTGACAGGGAGGTTATTCAGCTCGCCTCCAACGAGAACCCGTATCCTCCGGCTGAAAATGTGATAGCCGCGATTAAGAACAACATCTTCAAAATAAACCGCTACCCCTCTCCCTATTACCGGGAGCTCAAAAAAGCCATTTCCGAGTACACGGGCTTTGGTGTGGAAAACATAGCAGTCTCATCCGGTGCATCAGACATCATCAGGCTCGTCACAGACATCCTGCTCGACCCGCTCGACAAGGTCTTCGTGCCCATGCCATCCTACACCATGTACGTCATGTATTCTATGCTGAGGGAGGCAAGCTTGGAGACGAGAGTTTATGAGGGCTACAGGATCGACGGGTGCTACGAGAGGGGAAAGCTCGCGTTCCTGTGCAGTCCCAACAACCCCACGGGCAATGTTGTGGAGAGAAAGGTGATCGAGGAGTTCCTCCAGAACTTCGAGTACGTTGTGGTGGACGAAGCTTACTGTGAGTTCTCCGGGACGAGCTGTGCAGACCTGCTCGAACACTACGACAACCTGATAGTGCTCAGGAGCTTCTCAAAGTTTTTTGGCCTCGCGGGAATGAGGGTCGGCTACGCGATAGCTGACGAGAAGGTGGTTAGAGCCATAGAGAAGATCAGAAACCCGTTCTCACTCTCAATGCTCGGCCAGATAGCGGCAGTAGAGGCTCTCAAAAGCGTTGAATACTACAGAAGAGTTGCAGAGATGATCCTGAGCGAGAGGGAGAGGATGAGAAGGGAACTTGAGAAGAGGTTCTACGTCTACGAGAGCAGCGCGAACTTCCTGCTTGTGAAGCACGACGTTCCAGACATATCAGAGCGGCTCATGGAAGAGGGAGTTCTCGTGAGGGATGTGACGGGTCTGGAGGGGCTTGATGGGCCGCATTTCAGAGTTACGGTTGGGAGGAAGGAGGAGAACGACAGGTTCCTCGAGGTGGTGAGCGGGTTGTGA
- a CDS encoding GNAT family N-acetyltransferase, with protein sequence MIIRRVERGDIDHFVEIYIEAYRGYEEYAYTSLKDIRGYFKWLYGRDRDGFFVAEIEEPVGFSACDTNWFSSMERTKVAELHELFVRKEFRGKGIASKLMERSVEYGIERGRRIMGLWVGEKNEPAKKFYRKHGFRESGKMGKWVRMTRMLHDQA encoded by the coding sequence GTGATTATCCGTCGGGTTGAGAGAGGTGACATTGACCACTTCGTGGAGATCTACATCGAGGCCTACAGGGGCTACGAGGAGTACGCGTACACCAGCCTGAAGGACATAAGGGGGTACTTCAAGTGGCTTTACGGCAGGGACAGGGACGGGTTCTTCGTGGCCGAGATTGAGGAGCCGGTTGGCTTCTCAGCCTGCGATACGAACTGGTTCAGCTCGATGGAGAGGACAAAGGTAGCGGAGCTTCACGAGCTCTTCGTGAGGAAGGAGTTCAGGGGAAAGGGCATTGCCTCAAAGCTCATGGAGAGATCCGTGGAGTATGGGATCGAAAGGGGAAGGAGAATAATGGGGCTGTGGGTTGGTGAGAAAAACGAGCCGGCAAAGAAGTTCTACAGGAAGCACGGGTTCAGGGAGAGCGGGAAGATGGGGAAGTGGGTGAGGATGACGAGGATGCTACATGATCAGGCCTGA
- a CDS encoding M20/M25/M40 family metallo-hydrolase, producing MLKILEEITRIDSTSGNEDEIKNYVSDWFEDLGFKTKTDSAGNLIVRGNSDLWFITHLDTVPRISDFRVEGEYAYGTGVADAKGSIAAILLAAEGIEEMNLNFAFLVDEEEGGTGSKHFARNYSGRAVVMEPTEMKLAEKQLGSAEVVLEFRGVSAHGAYWNGGVNAIELAMREILKLKEKYRFSVQEISGGSDLYAIPDSCRVRLSFIFDFGDDYETFREMVESLPAEFEVLEFYEPIECDSIPEIERHVGERTVMLSWTDAYNLKKAGWKVTIWGPGNLEDCHTDRERVRIADIKRCAEIIRRVNEEVVE from the coding sequence ATGCTGAAAATTCTCGAGGAAATCACGAGGATAGACTCCACCTCCGGAAATGAGGATGAGATCAAGAATTACGTTTCTGACTGGTTTGAGGATCTCGGTTTCAAAACCAAAACAGACAGCGCCGGAAACCTGATTGTGAGGGGAAATTCGGACCTCTGGTTTATCACCCACCTCGATACGGTGCCGAGAATATCCGATTTCAGGGTTGAAGGAGAATATGCATATGGAACGGGCGTTGCGGACGCGAAGGGGAGCATAGCCGCGATTCTGCTTGCCGCAGAAGGGATTGAGGAGATGAACCTCAACTTCGCCTTCCTCGTAGACGAGGAGGAGGGTGGAACCGGATCAAAGCACTTTGCCAGAAACTACTCCGGACGGGCGGTGGTTATGGAGCCCACGGAGATGAAGCTCGCAGAGAAGCAGCTTGGGAGCGCAGAGGTCGTTCTGGAGTTTCGGGGAGTCTCTGCCCACGGAGCGTACTGGAACGGAGGGGTGAATGCCATAGAGCTTGCAATGAGGGAAATCTTAAAGCTCAAGGAGAAATACAGGTTTTCGGTGCAGGAGATCTCTGGAGGGAGCGATCTGTACGCCATTCCCGACTCGTGCAGGGTCAGGCTGAGCTTCATATTCGATTTCGGGGACGATTACGAAACGTTCAGGGAGATGGTGGAATCCCTCCCGGCAGAATTTGAGGTTCTCGAATTCTATGAACCCATCGAGTGCGACAGCATTCCCGAGATCGAGAGGCATGTGGGGGAGAGGACAGTTATGCTGTCATGGACTGATGCCTACAACCTGAAGAAGGCGGGCTGGAAAGTGACGATCTGGGGGCCCGGAAACCTCGAGGACTGCCACACCGATAGAGAGAGGGTGAGGATCGCAGACATTAAGAGGTGTGCCGAGATAATCAGGAGGGTGAACGAAGAGGTGGTCGAATGA
- a CDS encoding helix-turn-helix transcriptional regulator, giving the protein MDSSDALLLLTGIGLLVFSFTLAPSSHHYMMMGPYYLGILPSITAIAGIVLIAVPLIKRASESRVAEHPDITKSDELESEAGNGVPEKIEVAERVLDGDERTLFRLIYENEGITQDSLHFRTGFSHSKISTLVKKLEERGLIYRERFGKTYRIYLSDWLKE; this is encoded by the coding sequence ATGGACAGTTCAGATGCTTTGCTTCTGCTTACCGGAATTGGGTTGCTCGTGTTTTCCTTCACCCTCGCGCCATCCTCGCACCACTACATGATGATGGGGCCGTACTACCTCGGAATCCTTCCGTCAATCACGGCCATAGCTGGGATAGTCCTTATAGCCGTTCCGCTGATAAAAAGGGCATCTGAAAGCAGGGTCGCTGAGCATCCAGACATCACCAAATCTGACGAGCTGGAAAGTGAAGCGGGCAATGGAGTCCCGGAGAAGATAGAGGTTGCAGAGAGGGTTCTCGATGGTGACGAGAGAACGCTTTTTAGGCTGATCTACGAGAACGAGGGGATAACTCAGGACTCCCTGCACTTCAGGACGGGCTTTTCGCACTCCAAGATATCCACGCTCGTAAAGAAGCTCGAGGAGAGGGGGCTCATCTACAGGGAGAGATTCGGCAAGACGTACAGGATCTACCTGAGCGACTGGCTCAAGGAGTGA